A genomic stretch from Oncorhynchus tshawytscha isolate Ot180627B linkage group LG07, Otsh_v2.0, whole genome shotgun sequence includes:
- the LOC112255412 gene encoding cerebellin-4-like isoform X2, which translates to MRGAVALLVLLLCRSGTRAQGESGGDRESLVESRGTGDTELTSKQTTGQTITTPDIWGEVEELRDVVDNLGTMILEQREKMRNMEKKMERRWREKWRRGSEARLETMGARLSVIEREVEDLKEQNTAMGARLSASEREVEELKRINAALEARATDSENGNTALEARLNASEGMVEELRRENADRPKVAFSAGLTNDGYLGPFNSITTLVYRRVITNIGKAYNPNTGVFTAPVRGLYYIRFTAMGLKGPPSIDAYIYHNDKSVMFNHQNNDNGRNRFLSNALTLELEAGDVVYMRLPVNQELYDEKSSNYSTFSGFLLFPM; encoded by the exons ATGAGGGGTGCTGTAGCTCTGCTGGTGTTGCTGCTCTGTCGGTCTGGGACACGGGCTCAGGGAGAAagtggaggggatagagagagtttaGTGGAGAGCCGCGGGACTGGAGATACAGAGTTGACTAGCAAACAGACGACCGGCCAGACCATCACAACGCCTGATATCTGGGGTGAGGTAGAGGAGCTTAGAGACGTGGTGGATAACCTGGGAACCATGATtttggagcagagagagaagatgaggaacatgGAGAAAAAGATGGAAAGAAGGTGGAGAGAAAAATGGCGAAGAGGATCTGAGGCCAGACTGGAGA CTATGGGGGCCAGACTGAGTGTCAtcgagagggaggtagaggactTGAAAGAACAGAATACAG CCATGGGCGCCAGACTGAGTGCCAGTGAAagggaggtggaggagctgaagaGAATAAATGCAG CCCTGGAGGCCAGAGCGACAGACAGTGAGAATGGGAACACAG CCTTAGAGGCCAGACTGAATGCCAGCGAGGGGATGGTggaggagctgaggagagagaaTGCAG ACAGACCAAAGGTGGCCTTCTCTGCTGGTTTGACTAATGATGGATATTTAGGACCCTTTAATAGTATCACCACCCTAGTATACAGAAGGGTCATCACCAACATCGGCAAGGCCTACAACCCAAATACag GTGTCTTCACAGCACCAGTGAGAGGACTCTACTACATCAGATTCACTGCCATGGGTCTCAAGGGTCCACCGTCCATAGATGCCTATATTTACCACAACGACAAGAGTGTCATGTTCAATCACCAGAACAATGACAATGGGCGTAATAGGTTCTTGTCTAATGCGTTGACTCTAGAGCTGGAGGCCGGGGATGTGGTCTACATGCGTCTCCCAGTAAATCAGGAGCTCTATGATGAAAAGTCGAGTAACTACAGCACCTTCAGTGGCTTCCTGCTCTTCCCTATGTGA
- the LOC121846836 gene encoding cordon-bleu protein-like 1 produces MEEYLLEREHALAVVLPGGLEKTAQIHGSKPVMDILVTLCALNHLNPSEFTIELQKPNLLQSQLSDWSHGASQDPTET; encoded by the exons ATGGAGGAGTACCTGCTGGAGAGGGAGCATGCTCTAGCAGTGGTTCTACCAGGAGGCCTGGAGAAAACGGCCCAGATACATGGGAG TAAACCTGTGATGGACATACTGGTCACACTCTGTGCCCTGAACCACCTGAATCCATCGGAGTTCACCATAGAACTCCAGAAACCAAATCTCCTTCAATCCCAGCTCTCTGATTGGAGCCATGGAGCCTCACAGGATCCTACTGAAACctaa
- the LOC121846837 gene encoding protein cordon-bleu-like produces the protein MNSLGTHSSNTLPMDNTMAMKRRAPMPPMAGSQSAPANLNVQPLTSRKKRRAPTPPPCAPPPSSSCVNTHNGSPLRSKGMDSHFTHWRR, from the exons ATGAACTCCCTGGGTACCCACTCCTCCAACACCCTGCCCATGGACAACACCATGGCCATGAAAAGACGGGCACCCATGCCCCCCATGGCAGGCTCCCAAAGCGCCCCTGCTAACCTCAACGTCCAGCCG TTGACCtctaggaagaagaggagagccCCCACGCCTCCTCCCTGTGCCCCCCCACCATCATCCTCCTGTGTTAACACCCACAATGGATCACCCCTGAGATCAAAG GGAATGGACAGTCACTTCACACACTGGAGGAGGTGA
- the LOC112255412 gene encoding cerebellin-4-like isoform X1, whose product MRGAVALLVLLLCRSGTRAQGESGGDRESLVESRGTGDTELTSKQTTGQTITTPDIWGEVEELRDVVDNLGTMILEQREKMRNMEKKMERRWREKWRRGSEARLESENAAMGARLSVIEREVEDLKEQNTAMGARLSASEREVEELKRINAALEARATDSENGNTALEARLNASEGMVEELRRENADRPKVAFSAGLTNDGYLGPFNSITTLVYRRVITNIGKAYNPNTGVFTAPVRGLYYIRFTAMGLKGPPSIDAYIYHNDKSVMFNHQNNDNGRNRFLSNALTLELEAGDVVYMRLPVNQELYDEKSSNYSTFSGFLLFPM is encoded by the exons ATGAGGGGTGCTGTAGCTCTGCTGGTGTTGCTGCTCTGTCGGTCTGGGACACGGGCTCAGGGAGAAagtggaggggatagagagagtttaGTGGAGAGCCGCGGGACTGGAGATACAGAGTTGACTAGCAAACAGACGACCGGCCAGACCATCACAACGCCTGATATCTGGGGTGAGGTAGAGGAGCTTAGAGACGTGGTGGATAACCTGGGAACCATGATtttggagcagagagagaagatgaggaacatgGAGAAAAAGATGGAAAGAAGGTGGAGAGAAAAATGGCGAAGAGGATCTGAGGCCAGACTGGAGAGTGAGAATGCTG CTATGGGGGCCAGACTGAGTGTCAtcgagagggaggtagaggactTGAAAGAACAGAATACAG CCATGGGCGCCAGACTGAGTGCCAGTGAAagggaggtggaggagctgaagaGAATAAATGCAG CCCTGGAGGCCAGAGCGACAGACAGTGAGAATGGGAACACAG CCTTAGAGGCCAGACTGAATGCCAGCGAGGGGATGGTggaggagctgaggagagagaaTGCAG ACAGACCAAAGGTGGCCTTCTCTGCTGGTTTGACTAATGATGGATATTTAGGACCCTTTAATAGTATCACCACCCTAGTATACAGAAGGGTCATCACCAACATCGGCAAGGCCTACAACCCAAATACag GTGTCTTCACAGCACCAGTGAGAGGACTCTACTACATCAGATTCACTGCCATGGGTCTCAAGGGTCCACCGTCCATAGATGCCTATATTTACCACAACGACAAGAGTGTCATGTTCAATCACCAGAACAATGACAATGGGCGTAATAGGTTCTTGTCTAATGCGTTGACTCTAGAGCTGGAGGCCGGGGATGTGGTCTACATGCGTCTCCCAGTAAATCAGGAGCTCTATGATGAAAAGTCGAGTAACTACAGCACCTTCAGTGGCTTCCTGCTCTTCCCTATGTGA